The nucleotide sequence TGACAAGTCATTGAAGTAATTGATGACCCCACCATTATCGATTGCTTATCTCTTCCGACCCCGCCTCGCTGGATCCCAGTTGAGGTCTTTGCTTGACTTTCTAAAGCATAGTAGTCCTGTTTAGTATCATTACAATACCCACAATGTCTCTCTTTTATGTACAATGGAGCTGAAAAAATCATAGATTGATGGTGGAGATATACTAATTGACATGAGTAAAACTTTTGGCAACAGGACCTGAGAACGGgaaaaaatatatatatatataattaAATACGAAGATTAGAATACGCTGTGCTCTTCATAAGTGTTGGTGATAAGGAATAATGTTATCTCTTTCAATCATTGCGGTTACTTAAACATCTATCATGCCACAATGGCTTGCAATTCCTATCATATCTACAATACGCAGAGTCTTTTCAGAAGGGTTTTGACTTTAAAACTATTCATCCCATACCTTTTCTAGTAGACAATGCATACAGAACCAtcaattaaacaaaatactTCTAAATCAATGATATTTGAATAACAAGTAGAATATAGTTTAACGGATACATATGAGGTAAGTGAATATATGAATATACAACCTCTAACGTTCGTAAAATTAGATCTCGACTCTTCTGTCATTTTATCATTTTGATGTAAAGCTGGAACTAAACCTTTCTCATAGTACGATAAACAACACCTTTTGTGCAAAAAACTATCTGATATTGCAGAGAAAGTCTTAAAAGTTTCTCTCATATCTCAGCAACATCCTCCAACTCGCTAAAGATCGGTCAAAGCAGTGGAAACGAATCATGGTTAGAATCCAAAATACTGAATGAGACTTTCCTACACTACTCCTTATCCCTATAATCttgggggggggggggtTGAATGGCTTTGTCGAACAGTTTAATGCTACATTTAGGGCTGCATTAATACAATCCATTGTATTTGTAGTGAACCATTTGCAACATAACTCTGATAAAACAAAGAGTTACTTGACAACAGATTCTCCAGTCTCATTCGTGATCATCAAGTCCTTTAGTGAGTCACAGCAAAGCATGGTTCTTATAAGTCATAGATTCCCTTCACCGAATCAGACAATCTTTTCTCCGCTTTCATTAACCGGCCTTGTGAGGCACTTATAATACCTATGTTATATTCAACTGTACGTGATATTCCAGTTCCAAATAAGTCGACTAGAGCCAATGATTCTGGTTGTCCATTGTCATCCTCAATTGACGATTAGTTCATTTTTTAACCCCGCCATGAGGTTGTCACGGATATATACAGCATGCTTCACTGCGGCATTGATATCATTAAATAACAATAAGCTTCTATGTTCTCTACCTTATGAGGGTGGAAAGTTGACCTCCTCAATGAGATCAAATTATACACTTCATGATTATATGCGTATTGCAACCCTTCAATAAATGTATCGTCGTGGTGAACAATGTTACTTTGTCGTAATTTTATTTATGCGACACAGCGCTTTTTTTACCGCCTGGAAAATGTTTGATTGTCATTACTCCTTACTTtattttacaaaacaaGGGGGATCAAGTGTATACATCAGTTATcccttttcaaatttatatTACATCCATTGCATATTACTTCACTTCATATAGTATGAGCTCGACCAAGACAAGTCCTGCCAAGAAGTCAACACAAATTCCCGAAGCTAAGAAAGAATCCGACATAACAAAAAATGGTACGGACGCTCCTCCTTCTACAACTagtgaatttgatgaagaccCATCAATCCTTTCTGATCCAGAAGATTACttggaagaaaatgaatcaCTAGATATGAACTTGAGCCGAGGTGATCAAAAAGTTTGGTTGGTGAAATTGCCCAAGTATTTGATGGATAAATGGAATGACCCTGAGTCAATGAAGAAAGGAAACCAACTAGGGAAAGTGAAAATTAGAAAAGACCCCAAGGGTAAACTAGAAGTAAAGCTTGTAttagagaagaaagaagcGGATATACCACGAGAATATGATATCAAGATGTTGAATACTCAAGTTCGCAATTCTTACGCCTTTACCGAggagaatttgaaaaaatttaaacaagAATTGACCGAAGTTGGTGAAATGCCCCAGCAGCcagaattgaaagaaaccgatgagaagaagaaaaagtttcagccaagaagaaaattcaaatatttcCGAGTGCAAAAGAATGGCGATGGTTCTGATGGCCAACCAATTAGGAAATACATTCCATTTGTTAAAACAATCCCCAAGAAAACCAGTCTTCTAGGTAAAGTTGTCCACGATTGTCTGATTGTTCCATCAAGAAGAGATCAAAACTATTCTGTATTAATTAAAAGTCGTGATGCTAATATACAAGGTccaccaaaaccaaaagtCACATTACTTAATGAAATCCCTGGAGTTATTCAATCCAATGCTGGTCCCTCAATTAAGGGTAACAATACTTCTGTTTTCCTTAAATCTACTCAACCTAAAAACAAAGCTGATGGTAGAGCCATTAGAATGCCTAGGCAAGATCTTTTGGACTTGTTGTTTAGATTATTTGAAGAGTATGAGTATTGGTCTATCAAGGGGTTAAAAGAACGAACAAAACAACCGGAATCTTATTTGAAGGAATCGTTagattcaattgcaattttaaTTAAAAAGGGTCCCTATACTTCAAAGTGGGTGTTGAAGCCGGAATATAGAAGATTGAGAGATGCAGAAAGAGCAGCAAGATTAGGACTTAATGACGATGAAGGTAAAGAGAATGAAGAGCAAGCAGAAGGGgacaatgatgatgaggatatGGAAGATGTTATTTGAGCAGGACCCCTTCTCTCTTTGTATAACCATTTGGTGAATGAATATAGTTTTTTCGAGTATCGTATAGACTGGAAGTGTAGATTTTTGCAGTTATGAGAAATAacacaaaagtaaaaataCGAAAGATAAACGGCACCTCTTTAAAGTACGTAGGTAAATGAAAAATAGCTCAGTTCAATGAAGCTCTGGATATTGATATAGAGGATTTCACTTAACCTCATATTCATGCAAATGCATTAAAACGATCATGTCATGTCGTGGATTAGAGTTCAATCACAAGTGACATGGTATTATGCAGCGAGACACTAACATAGTCAACCATAATCTGCAAGTAGAAAGGCGTAATCGAGATTCTGGGTTCGCAGAGTTTATTCCACTTCGACTTGTATAGATTCGGTTATAGTGATACAATTACTTCACATATATTAAcgttgaagaaagagaaataAGGGTTGATAAGGTTGAGCGATCCCGGAAACGCCATTTCCTATTCAGTGGAATTCAGTTGAACAGAGCACCATAAGTTCTCATTAACTTGAACGTTGGACTCGTATTAAGGAAAAGAGTCCTTTTCGTCAAATAATTCAAACTCGATACTTCTCTGATACAAAATCCAGTCCCTCTTTCGACTCTTCCCATTATACTCATCAACTCTCCTACATTGAAACATCCATCCTATGAtaatgcaaaaaaaaattatatcaTTCCATTAAAAAAATGTTACACACATtccatcatcattcaatctCCATTCAAACACCTCGTTTACAAGTTGgtgattttcaaagttggtgGCAATGattgttgcaatttcttAGCTTTAGTAGCATCGTTAACAACTAAAGTGTATTGGTATTTAGATCCTCTAACCTTGAATTTAGTTTGTCTAAATCTTTTACCGTTAGCATTGATCTTGCTGTTGACTTTGACAATAGCTGATTTGACGTCTGATCTTCTAGCTAATTCGACGAATTCTTTTATGTCTTTAATTTCCTTGGCCAttgtgtgttgtgttgGGTAAGTGGTGATACTATGGTTCTTGTGGTTTCCCTatcaaaatttaatttttcactaCCAACCTGAGGGATGGtttggttttttttttctgttgatGGTGGAGGTCGTGCATGTGCAAACTAGGGCTGAGCCCTAAATGGGGTTGGTTAGTCTCACGTCGATTAAACTCTACAAAGAGCAGAAgaccaccaccaaagacGAAGTAAAAGGACGCGTGCAATTATTCCAAACCTATTTAACTCCTTATAAGTGAATTGTGAATGACAGCCTTATCACCAAATTCGGTTGCAAAATATGGTAGCGCTATGTAGATCCTGGTTTCAAGGCTGTCCCTTCCGATTGTTGTACTGCTTctctttgaaattaattAGTCGCTTAACACTTATAATCCATTTGCGTGTCAATTCATTCATCATAATATTACTTACATTTTTACTCCCTGTAATTTTCAGACTGGAACTTCTTGCATGTATACCCACATTAACAACACCAATTGGCCAACAAACATTACCAATACTCAATTTCATATAGCTTTCATTggctttgttgaattgattagATTGTAGGTAGTAAACTATTGTCGACAATGATACAAGTGCTTCTGTAGGTAATTTATCACTTCGCAACTTGTACAAGAGATTAACGATACCCTTCTTTGTTTCCTTTAATAGTAACGCATCCTCGTCAGATTCGTCTAATTGTGATTCCCATTCACGGATTATTTCTTTTAAATACACTCGGATTTGGATTCTCAATCGATGCCGGTTTTGCCCTGCTTCAATAATGGAGTCAAGGACTACGGTTTGTTTTGATGGATCTTGATAAAATGGGTCTTCTTGATCAAGCCAGTCTTTGTATTTCTTATTTCGAAGATCCAATTGTAATAAGAACTGTAACCTTTTGGATTTATCATCTTTAGACAAGCTACTGTCGTATTCGTTGTACTGTTTTAACTTTTCATCGATTTGGGCTTCACTCAAACCGTCCTTCTTGGGATTGGCTAAAAAAAACTCATCATTTGGTGAAAAGTCACCAATGGCGTGTTTATCTAAGCCTTTTGCACTGTCAACCTCTTCATCTTGCTTTTCTATTGTGTGATCTTGTCGTTTTACTTCGTCTGTATTATGCTTTGCCCTCTTTGACTTGCTTGAACTTTTATGTGATTGCTTCTTTCGtttattgatttcttttgataagATGTTTGAAAAGTCCATTATTTATATTTGTCATATAAGTGAAATTTGCTTATAGTAGTCCATTCTATCTAAACTCCGCTCTTTCTTTGCCAATATCACAAGCGATTTTGCTTGCGctacaacaaaaaaaatcacAATTCGGAAAACCCCCAACATTTGTACTCAATCATACACCTACAAAGCAACTGGACGGAAACCACATACAACTGGCTTCAAACTAGGAAATTTAGCCACTTTAACTTATCATTGACCGAAAGAGATCAATTGCAAGATACCCAACCCGTTTGTCACAGCATATTATTTGATCCGCAATATCCCCCGTTCACAATATGTCAAGTTCTGACACCAAAAATTCCACCACCAGATCCAATTCAGATGCACAGTCACGGCTTGATAACATCAATAGCACTCTAGCAGATGCTGGAAGCACGAGTGGTGAATTGAGAGCTAATTTTGCATCCTCTTCTGAATCATCGAAGAGCAAGTCACATTCTGAGGGCAAGAAACTACAATCATCGCCATTGTTATCCTCTACACCACCTGTTGTATCAAAGGCTCTTGTCAGAGCGTACCCATATTTATTAATAATCAATAAAATCCTAGCAATTGCTACATGGACCAACGAAGACTACTGGGTTAATATCGTTATTGTGAGTTTGTATGCTTTTGCAGTATTgtactttgaaaatttggtgACATGGTTTGGTCATTTGATAATCGTGGGCGTAATAACTTTGTTtgctttgttgaatgaaaaaattattgaGGAGACTAGAGTGAATCCCACTTTAGATGATGTGGTTCATGCATTGACTGCTACATGTATCAAAGCAGACATGTTGATTTTTCCTATAACTTCGTTGTCATTGACGGCTTATGACATCAAGAGGCTTTTGTTTACGACCTTGTTCCTTACTCCCGTTTACTTGATTGTGActttcttgttgatcaaaCCTCGTATTATTTTGTTATTCACAGGCTTGTTTTTGCTTACATACCATTCATCCTATTCGGTCGTGATCAGAAGAATTATTTGGAAGATCAAAGCCGCTAGAGTTATCTCCTTCTACTTGACTGGATTAGATTTGTCACAATCAAGAAAGAGCTCTTTATTTGCAGCTGCGTTTGCCAAAGTACAAAAGAATGAGAATATTGATAACCCCTCTTCTAAGCCAGTTCGATTCACCTATGTTATTTATGAGAACCAAAGAAGGTGGCTAGGTATTGGATGGACATCGAATTTGTTATCGTATGAAAGAACACCTTGGACTGACGAATTTTTGAACGAGAGTAGCTCAATCGACACATTTAAACTACCAAATGCTGCAACTGATGACACAAACTTGTCCAGTGACCCCAATTTGCAAGGAGCAACTTGGAGATGGGTAGACAAGACTTGGAGGTTGGATTTGACTAACGATGGTGCAATAACTTTGCCAAGTTCAAAACGATCAAAGACAACAGCCAATCCTTCAACCGATGAAGGATACATTTACTACGACAATGTATGGAAGAAGCCATCTACCGAGGatacattttccaaatatacaagaagaagaagatggaTAAGAACGGCAGAGTTAATCTACAACAGCAATaacaaaacatcaacagtAGAGGAgcatttggaaaatattgatgattcgGTAAAGTCCACTGGAGCAAACACACAAACTACAAGTCCTTCAAGGACAAAGAATTTGAGATTTGCTGAGGAGCCGGAGGTGAAAGAATCAACTATAAGTGAAGCTGTAGAAAGCACTGATAAGAAGAATATATAATTATGATAGTCGAATGATAGCATAGTAAAACACTAGCCACAATGTAATAAAAAATGGTCTGATTTCCTCCTTAGTCGAGGAAGTGGGACTTACCGTTATTCGATTAATTATCGTTCGGCATTCTCCGCACTGCTccaccaaaaaaaaacgtATTAGCCCGAAATGCATCGCGCGGTTTTGCGAAATCAATTCTACTCCCCTTATCCAAGTTAATTAATTTGATAACAAAATTATGATTCACAGAATTGTATAAATAGATCAATAAATCACCCTTCCGTTGTTCagttttttcttctcctcATTAATATCATATTACAACTATAAAACACATCTAATACAATGGCAGAATTATTCGACAGCTCCTACGGTAAAGCCAACGTCAAGTTTTTAAAAGTTAGAAAAGATGCTTCTGATCCAAACATTCAAGATGTTCTTGAAGCTAATGTTCAAGTATTGTTGAGAGGTAAATTTGACACTTCATATACTAAAGCCGATAACTCATCAATTGTCCCTACTGATACTGTTAAAAACACTATTTTGGTTGAAGCCAAGACCAATAATGTTTGgccaattgaatcatttgcCGCTCACTTAGCCAAACATTTCACTTCGAAATATGATCAAGTTGAAGGTATTGAGGTTTACATTGTTCAAGCCAAATGGACTAAAATTAAATTGGAAGGTAAAGAGCATGCTCATTCTTTTAGGCATGAAGGACCAGAAACTCGTCAAACTTATTTGAATTATGACAAATTGACTAAGAAATTGACCttgtcttcatcaattaaaGATTTGACTGTTTTAAAATCAACCGGGTCTATGTTTTATGGATACAATGTATGTGATTACACTACTTTGAAGCCAACCAAGGATAGAATTTTGTCTACTGatgtttcatcaacttgGACTTTCGATCCAAACCAAATTGGATCTTTGGAAGATGTTATCGGGAATGGTAAGTTGTTTGACCGTGCATACAACGAAGCAAGAGATGTCACATTGGAATTATTCTGCAAGGAAAACTCTCCATCGGTACAAGCCACCATGTACAATATGGCTGAGAAAATCTTGGCTAATGTTAAGCAAATTGCTACTGTTACATATGTCTTGCCAAACAAGCATTACATTTTGTTTAACTTGGAATGGAAAGGAATCAAAGATAACAAGGACTTGTTTTACCCATCACCAGACCCAAATGGGTTGATCAAGTGTACCGTTGGTAGAAAAGGTGACAAAGCAAAGTT is from Candida orthopsilosis Co 90-125, chromosome 1 draft sequence and encodes:
- a CDS encoding Rpl38 60S ribosomal ribosomal protein subunit → MAKEIKDIKEFVELARRSDVKSAIVKVNSKINANGKRFRQTKFKVRGSKYQYTLVVNDATKAKKLQQSLPPTLKITNL
- a CDS encoding Prp18 protein (S. cerevisiae homolog PRP18 has role in generation of catalytic spliceosome for second transesterification step, nuclear retention of unspliced pre-mRNA at the site of transcription) gives rise to the protein MDFSNILSKEINKRKKQSHKSSSKSKRAKHNTDEVKRQDHTIEKQDEEVDSAKGLDKHAIGDFSPNDEFFLANPKKDGLSEAQIDEKLKQYNEYDSSLSKDDKSKRLQFLLQLDLRNKKYKDWLDQEDPFYQDPSKQTVVLDSIIEAGQNRHRLRIQIRVYLKEIIREWESQLDESDEDALLLKETKKGIVNLLYKLRSDKLPTEALVSLSTIVYYLQSNQFNKANESYMKLSIGNVCWPIGVVNVGIHARSSSSKITGSKNVSNIMMNELTRKWIISVKRLINFKEKQYNNRKGQP
- a CDS encoding integral peroxisomal membrane protein; the encoded protein is MSSSDTKNSTTRSNSDAQSRLDNINSTLADAGSTSGELRANFASSSESSKSKSHSEGKKLQSSPLLSSTPPVVSKALVRAYPYLLIINKILAIATWTNEDYWVNIVIVSLYAFAVLYFENLVTWFGHLIIVGVITLFALLNEKIIEETRVNPTLDDVVHALTATCIKADMLIFPITSLSLTAYDIKRLLFTTLFLTPVYLIVTFLLIKPRIILLFTGLFLLTYHSSYSVVIRRIIWKIKAARVISFYLTGLDLSQSRKSSLFAAAFAKVQKNENIDNPSSKPVRFTYVIYENQRRWLGIGWTSNLLSYERTPWTDEFLNESSSIDTFKLPNAATDDTNLSSDPNLQGATWRWVDKTWRLDLTNDGAITLPSSKRSKTTANPSTDEGYIYYDNVWKKPSTEDTFSKYTRRRRWIRTAELIYNSNNKTSTVEEHLENIDDSVKSTGANTQTTSPSRTKNLRFAEEPEVKESTISEAVESTDKKNI